The Macrobrachium rosenbergii isolate ZJJX-2024 chromosome 8, ASM4041242v1, whole genome shotgun sequence genome includes a region encoding these proteins:
- the LOC136840968 gene encoding uncharacterized protein isoform X2: protein MTDKGSVVLDSDDDINIGLVISDVKSLADEVHLDDQSSSSKSKLPLVQLNLENDSTTFMQKSKLVSSHDKSPSSLLHPPKGNRDTTEVSIDLIPDIQECLSSWKTVFPWVQYKKSNKLICELCQWGFNFPKYHEVLQFHSVSDKFSVAAKLRVHTKKKFHIIAKEEQALTLKLCEEFYCLIKNEMFKIKSIEDFVHRISVFSSDQIPQKTSLIPVVVQNLAVIIEEENLESLFASPYFSVIAFGKMNFMILRWLTPQNEVVEHYFSSFIQKSEEKLPILAYLQYRGLDMSRMVSFSDVIEPPKEFMRKATLAVNVANRLCSVDALLMWLSKTECLQDIFLHLEGVCKLCHLTDFPPRLKQLHLMESFGVSEVYKALRVEGLLYKILINDVYLDRVLHQFSSSHGFQGLNFRTLRVRKDSTLIEILFLLPKLSEIVEDIDSPECLENLQKLRNIVTSKRVKKKGVKGIHDEKENLIATVIDMFICQAISTKQSQTLTKFPYIDILSKEMRDISVLEFESVFSVFMPSLGNGKGLQQLKQLQHLFQENENDSPLKILSMLQCCPVYHQKYAELLRLGQMIMVIPALNAHVERYAFEITATEFFLLKKFPKELKPLITYLNIEGPLAFNDLNREKILKVFSGE, encoded by the coding sequence ATGACTGACAAAGGAAGTGTTGTGTTAGACAGTGATGATGATATAAATATTGGACTGGTCATATCGGATGTCAAATCATTGGCAGATGAGGTACATTTAGATGATCAAAGTAGTAGTTCTAAATCAAAATTACCCTTAGTGCAATTGAATCTAGAAAATGATAGTACAACATTTATGCAAAAATCTAAGTTGGTTTCATCCCATGACAAATCTCCATCCTCTTTGCTTCATCCTCCAAAGGGGAACAGGGACACCACAGAAGTTAGTATTGATCTTATCCCAGACATCCAGGAATGTCTTTCAAGCTGGAAAACTGTTTTTCCTTGGGTACAGTATAAGAAATCAAACAAGCTTATATGTGAACTTTGCCAGTGGGGTTTCAATTTCCCAAAATATCATGAAGTACTTCAGTTCCACAGTGTAAGTGATAAATTCAGTGTTGCTGCCAAACTGAGGGTACAcactaaaaaaaagtttcatattatAGCAAAGGAAGAACAAGCATTAACATTAAAACTTTGTGAAGAATTTTACTgtcttataaaaaatgaaatgtttaagatTAAAAGTATAGAGGATTTTGTCCACAGGATATCTGTTTTTTCCTCTGACCAAATACCTCAAAAAACATCATTAATCCCTGTTGTTGTGCAGAACCTTGCTGTGATAATAGAAGAAGAGAATCTGGAGTCTCTGTTCGCAAGtccatatttttctgtaattgcaTTTGGTAAAATGAACTTCATGATACTGAGGTGGTTAACCCCACAAAATGAAGTAGTTGAACATTACTTTAGTAGTTTTATACaaaaaagtgaagagaaattgcCCATTTTGGCTTATTTGCAGTATAGGGGCCTTGATATGTCACGTATGGTTTCTTTCTCAGATGTAATAGAGCCACCCAAGGAATTCATGAGAAAAGCAACTCTTGCCGTCAATGTTGCAAACCGTTTATGTTCAGTGGATGCCCTCCTCATGTGGTTGAGTAAAACAGAATGCTTGCAAGATATATTTCTGCATCTGGAAGGTGTTTGTAAACTTTGTCACTTGACAGATTTTCCACCGAGACTGAAACAACTCCATTTAATGGAAAGCTTTGGTGTTTCAGAAGTATACAAGGCTTTGAGAGTGGAAGgtcttttgtataaaatattaattaatgatgTTTATTTGGATAGAGTATTACATCAGTTTTCCAGTAGTCATGGTTTTCAAGGATTAAACTTCCGAACATTAAGAGTGAGGAAGGACAGTACATTGATTGAAATACTTTTTCTCCTCCCAAAGTTGAGTGAAATTGTTGAAGACATTGACTCTCCAGAGTGTCttgaaaatcttcaaaaactTCGAAATATAGTTACTTCCAAAAGAGTTAAAAAGAAAGGGGTGAAAGGAATACATGATGAGAAAGAGAATTTAATTGCAACTGTCATAGATATGTTTATTTGCCaagcaatttcaacaaaacagTCACAGACATTGACAAAATTTCCATACATTGACATCTTGTCAAAAGAGATGAGAGACATTTCTGTCCTAGAATTTGAGTctgttttttcagtatttatgccCAGCCTTGGAAATGGCAAGGGTTTACAACAGTTGAAGCAGTTACAgcatttatttcaagaaaatgaaaatgattcaccACTTAAAATTCTGTCCATGCTGCAGTGCTGTCCAGTATATCATCAGAAGTATGCTGAGTTACTCAGGTTAGGACAGATGATTATGGTTATTCCAGCTTTGAATGCACATGTGGAAAGGTATGCTTTTGAAATCACTGccacagagttttttttattgaaaaaatttccaaaagagCTGAAACCATTGATAACATATTTAAACATAGAGGGACCACTTGCATTCAATGATttaaatagagagaaaatattgaaagtgTTCTCTGGTGAATAA